The following are encoded together in the Lactuca sativa cultivar Salinas chromosome 1, Lsat_Salinas_v11, whole genome shotgun sequence genome:
- the LOC111909920 gene encoding root allergen protein-like, with amino-acid sequence MAVITSEFEIASSLPASKFFNAYRDFNNIAPKVNPETYKTLVDIEGDGGAGTIRDISFGDGVPFTNGKLKLDVVDSNNFSIIYTIFEGDILMGQLDSMTHHVKFIPSPDGGCVYKTTVVYNCKGETQLPEEALNMVKEGFKKTFNAIEGFIHANPQTY; translated from the exons ATGGCAGTTATAACTTCTGAGTTCGAGATTGCTTCTTCCCTCCCAGCTTCCAAATTTTTCAATGCCTATCGCGACTTTAACAACATTGCACCAAAGGTCAATCCAGAAACATACAAAACCCTAGTGGACATCGAAGGTGATGGAGGCGCTGGAACTATCAGGGACATCTCTTTTGGCGATG GCGTCCCATTTACAAATGGAAAGTTGAAACTTGACGTTGTAGATAGCAACAACTTCAGTATTATATACACAATCTTTGAAGGAGACATCTTGATGGGACAACTAGATTCGATGACTCATCATGTGAAGTTTATACCTTCACCTGATGGAGGATGTGTATACAAGACTACCGTTGTGTATAATTGTAAAGGTGAAACTCAGCTTCCGGAGGAAGCTCTCAATATGGTAAAAGAAGGATTCAAAAAAACTTTCAACGCGATTGAGGGTTTTATCCATGCAAATCCTCAAACTTATTGA